CCCCGCCCTCCTTGCGCACATCCTGTTGTTCCTCCCGCCAATACCCGGTGCCTTCCAGGCGGCTGTATTCCAGGGCGAAAACCCCGCTGAAGGTGGAGCGGGGGCCTTTATCTCCGTAAGACCGCACTTCAAAGGTGAATCCCTGTCCATTTACGGTTGGATGTTCGTAGAGAAAAGCGTCGAGCAACACATCGGGAACACCGAAAGTAGAAAAGCGCAAGCCTACACCGGAGCGGGGCGGGCGGAGGTTCTCTACGGCTCCGGCGGCAATTGTTGCCGGGACCAGCAGGGCGATCATCAGTAGTTTCTTCATGCGAACCTCTATTTCCGGGAAAGGCCGCCGGCGGGGACCGCTGGGAGTTCAGTCCAGGTGGTAATTGGGGGACTCCTCGGTAACGATGACGTCGTGTACGTGGCTTTCCCGCAGGGAAGCCGATGTGATGCGAACGAAACGGGCTTTTTCATGCAGTTCAGCTATGGTACGGCATCCCGTAAGTCCCATTCCCGCCCGGGTTCCCCCGATCAGCAAAGGCACCAGACGCGTCACGCTGCCGCGATGGGGGACCCTACCCTCAATGCCTTCGGGAACCAGCTTGGATTCGGCGTATTCGTCTTCCTGGAAGTAGCGGTCACGGCTGCCCGCTTTCATGGCGCCGATGGAACCCATGCCGCGATAACTCTTGTAAGATCGGCCCTGGTAGATGACGAATTCCCCGGGGCTTTCATCCGTGCCCGCAAGTAATGAACCCAGCATGACGGAATGGGCCCCCGCGGCCAGGGCTTTGGCGATATCTCCGGAATACTTGATGCCGCCGTCGGCAATCAAGGGGATCTCGCCTTTCAACTCCTGCGCCACGTCCATAATGGCGGTGATTTGCGGCATCCCCGCTCCGGTCACCATGCGGGTAGTGCAGATGGAGCCGGGCCCGATGCCCACCTTGACCGCGTCTACGCCCCGGGTACGCAGGTCGCGGGCGGCCGCCGCGGTGGCGACATTGCCGGCGATGAGGTCAATGTCGGGATAATGCTCCCGCAACATCTCCACGATCTGGAGTACGCGTTTAGAGTGTCCGTGGGACGTGTCCACCACGATCACGTCCACGTTCATTTCGCTCAGAGCTGTTGCCCGGTCGAGGGTATCCGCGGATGTGCCCACCGCCGCGCCCACCCGCAAGCGGCCGAAAGCGTCCTTGGCCGCCTGGGGGAACTCTTCAGATTTCATGATGTCTTTCAAGGTGATCAGGCCCTTGAGGCGGCCGTCGTTGTCCACCACGGGGAGCTTCTCGATCTTTTTGATGTGCAACAGCCGTTTGGCTTCCTCCATGGTAATGGACTCGGGCGCGGTGATCAGGTTGCGGGTGGTCATGAATTCGCGGATCTCTTTCTGCTGGTCCGTAACGAAACGCAGGTCGCGGTTGGTGAGGATGCCTTTCAATATTCCCTTTTCACTGATGATGGGAAGTCCGGAGATGCCCTTCTCTTTCACCAATTGCAGGGCTTCGATAATGCGGTTGTGGGGCTTGAGGGTGATGGGGTTGTCGATCATGCCCGATTCGGATCGCTTGACGCGCTTGACCTGCTCTGCCTGGCCGCGGATGCTCATGTTCTTGTGGATCACCGCGATTCCCCCCAGCCGGGCCATGGCGATGGCCATGGGCGCTTCAGATACCGTGTCCATGGCCGCGGCAAGGATGGGGGTGTTGAGGCGGATGTTTCGCGTGAGCAGGGTGGAAGTATCCACTTCCCGGGGAATGACCTCGGAATAGCCGGGTACCAAAAGCACGTCATCAAAGGTCAACCCCTCACGGGAAAAAAACTTTTCGTTGTCAGCCATGAGCATTCACCGTTTTTTTTTGTGTTTTTTGCGGCCCTTGCGTCCGGGCATGCGCGAGCTGGGTCGGGACAGCTTGGTTTCCTTTTTGCGCCGCCACTTTTCCACTTCCTCTTCTTCCACCGGGTGGAACAGAAAGAGAAAGCGGATGACTTCTTCTTCGATGCGGTTCTGCAATTCCTCAAAAAGGCGGAAACTCTCTTTCTTGTATTCGATCAGGGGGTCGCGCTGGGCGTAACCGCGCAGACCGATGCCCTCTTTCAGGTGGTCCATGTTGAGGAGTTGATCCTTCCACTGGGTGTCGATGATCTGCAGCAGGATCATGCGCTCCAGTTCCCGCATCTGTCCGGGTCCGACCAGGGCTTCCTTTTCCGTGTACAAGCGCAACAGTTCGGCTTGCAGGCGTTCATGGACCTCTTCGGGAGAGAACTCGCCGAAATCGGCCGGCATGATGGGAGTGATGTCCAATCCGAACTGGGCCAGCATCTCTTTGTGCAGACCCTCGTAACTCCAGTCATCCTCATCTTTTTTGGGGTCGACATGAAATCCCAGGATGTCGGCCGCGATCTCGCGAGTCAACCGCAGCATCTCATCACGCATGTCCTTGCCGTACATGATGTCACGCCGCATGGCGTAGATCACCTGGCGCTGCTTGTTCATGACATCGTCGTATTCCAGCAGGTGTTTACGGATCGAGAAGTTCTGGCCTTCGATCTGTTTCTGGGCGTTTTCGATGGCCTTGGAAACCAGCTTGTTTTCAATGGGCACACCGTCCCGCATACCCGCACGGACCAGGAGGCCCTTGACCCGTTCGGATCCCAGCACGCGCATGAGGTCGTCTTCCAGTGAGATGTAGAACCGGGATGAACCGGGGTCGCCCTGGCGCCCCGAGCGGCCGCGCAACTGGTTGTCGATGCGCCGGGCTTCATGCCGCTCCGTGCCCAGGATGTGCAGTCCTCCCAGGGAAATGACTTTGGCCTGGTTCTCTTTCACCTGGGCCTGGATCTTTTCTTCCGCGCTTTGCCGTATGGTTTCGGGGGCGGTTTCCGTTGAGAAACCCTTTTTCGCCAGTTCTTCGCGCACCATGTATTCCGGGTTCCCTCCCAGCAGGATATCAGTGCCCCGGCCGGCCATGTTGGTGGCAATGGTTACCGCGCCCGGCCGCCCCGCCTGGGCCACGATATCGGCTTCCTTTTCATGGTGCTTGGCGTTGAGAACCACGTGAGGAACGCGCTCCCGCCGCAATCGGCGCGCCAGCAGTTCCGAGTTCTCGATGGAGATGGTGCCCACCAGTACCGGCTGACCGCGTTCATGAAGTCCACGGATCTCTTCAGCCACGGCGTTCCATTTCTCTTCTCTGCTGCCGTAAATCATGTCGGGGTATTCCCGGCGGATCAAGGGACGGTTGGTGGGCACTTCGATCACGTCCAGGTCGTAAATGGACGCGAACTCCGCGGCCTCGGTCATGGCCGTTCCCGTCATGCCCCCCAGCTTGTCGTACATGCGAAAATAGTTCTGGAACGTGACCTGGGCCAGGGTCTGGTATTCCTGTTCGATGCGCACGTTTTCCTTGGCTTCCAACGCCTGATGAAGACCGTCGGAATAGCGGCGTCCCGGCATCATGCGCCCGGTGAATTCGTCCACGATCATAACCTGGTTGTCTTTGACCAGGTAGTCTTTGTCGCGATGAAACAGCAGGTGGGCTTTCAGGGCCTGATTGATCTGGTGGAGGGTGTCCATGTTGGTCAGATCATAGAGGTTGCTGATTTTGAAGTATTGCTCCGCGGCGGAGATGGCGCTTTCCGTCAACACAACGGTGCGGGTCTTTTCGTCCAGATCAAAGTTTTTCGGATCCTGTACGGCTTTGCGCACGAAGTCGTTGACCGCGTAATAAAACGAGGTGGATTCTTCGGTTGGGCCGGAGATAATCAGCGGGGTGCGGGCTTCGTCAATGAGAATGCTGTCCACTTCGTCCACGATGGCGTAGTGGAACTCCCGTTGCACCAGGCTCTCCCGTTCAAATTTCATGTTGTCGCGCAGGTAATCGAAGCCGAACTCGTTGTTGGTGCCGAAGGTGATGTCGGCGGCGTAGGCTTCCTGGCGCGCGGGCTCGGGCATGTCGTGCTGGATGCAGCCGACCGTCAGGCCCAGGAATCGATAGATTGCCCCCATCCACTCAGCGTCGCGACCGGCCAGGTAATCATTGACCGTGACGATGTGTACCCCTTTGCCCGAGAGGGCGTTCAGGTATCCCGGCAAAGTGGCCACCAAAGTTTTGCCTTCACCGGTTTTCATTTCCGCGATCTTGCCCCGGTGAAGGATGATGCCGCCCATGAGCTGTACGTCGAAGTGGCGCATGTTCAGGACACGGCGTCCGGTTTCCCGCACCACGGCAAACGCCTCCGGCAGGAGGTCTTCCATGGTTTCACCCTGCTGCAACCGGCGGCGGAATATCTCGGTACGGTCCCGGAGCTCAGTATCGGACAGGGCCTGGGTGTTTTCCTCCAGGGAGTTGATATGGTTGACCAGGGGCAGGAGTTTTTTGAGCTCGCGCTCGTTTCGGGTACCGAAAATCTTGCGGATGATGTAATTAAACATGAGGGAAAATTATAGCAGACTATGCAAGTGATGACAATTTGAACGCCGCCACCCCGACTTGAAGAAACCGGCGGGTTCCGGTACAATAACCTCACAATGCAGAGGCGAAAACCGGGCGGCATGTTGCAGGTAGCGGTGATTGCCGGCGTGCTGATCATCGGCGGCATGCTAATTCGCCGGGCCGTTGTTTCTTTCACGATCTCGCCCGAGAACCTTTTGCCTGTTCAGAAAACAACCGCGCCGCGGCCCCCTGCGGTTCCCGGTACCGAGATCCGTCATGTAATGATCCAGCCGGGCGAAACCTTTGTCGCCGCGCTGGGGCGCCTGGGATTTTCACCCGGCAAAGCCCATTCCACGGCAATGGATCTCAGCGATATGCACCCGGTGGAAAAGGTGCACCCGGGGCGTCGGCTCAGTGTCACTTTCGTCAGGGAGCGGCCGCTGCGCCTTGAATATGAAATCAACGACGCCAGCCGTTTGCTGGCCCAATGGCAAAAGAACGGTCGTATCAACGCTTCCGTGCACACCCAACCGTTTGAAACCCGAATCGCCTTTGTGCGTGGGGAAATCACATCATCGCTTTTTGCCGGCATCCTGAAAGCCGGAGAGGAAGCGTCGCTGGCGGACCTGCTGGCCTCACTTTTTGAATACGACGTGGATTTCAACCGTGATATCCGTGTTGGAGACACGTTCCAACTGCTGGTGGAAAAGCGCTTCCTGAGGGGCGAATTTTACGGGTACGGACCAATCCACGCGGCCGTTGTCACCAACAGGGGGCGCGCCGTCCGCGTTGTGCGTTATACGGACGCAAACGAACGCTCCACCTTTTTTCATCCGGACGGCCGTTCCGTACGCAAGATGTTTCTGCGTTGTCCCCTGCCGTTCATGCGTGTCACTTCGGGCTATGGCAACCGCCGCCACCCGGTGTTGGGCTTTTCCGCCCGTCACAATGGTATCGACCTGGGCGCGCCGCGCGGTACCCCGGTCAAGGCCACGGCCACGGGCGTGGTCACTCACGCGGGCAGTCATCGCACCAAGGGTCGCTATGTGCAATTGCGCCACCCGAATAGTTACGCCACCCACTACTATCATTTGTCCGGCATTCGTCGCGGCATACAACGGGGCCGGCGGGTCACCCAGGGCGAGGTGATCGGGTATGTAGGCAACACCGGGCTTTCAACCGGACCGCACCTGCATTACGGTATCCGCCACAACAACCGTTTCATCAACCCCATGCGATTGCGCCCGCCTTCCAAGAACCCTGTCCCGCCTGCTGAAATGGTTTCTTTTCAACGACACTGCAACCAGGTCTTTTTTAGCATGACCGCTTTTTCCTGGTTGCAGGCAAATAAAGTCGATCATTGGATTCCCGCTTCTTTCGAAACAGTCGCCGATGATGCGGCAACTCCCCTTTCGGAAGCCCCTTCCATACCGCTGAGTTTTCCCGAAGACCTGGAGATTCATCCCTAGGGCCTGTATGCCGGCTATTACGTTGATGTCCTGGAACGTCAACGGCATGCGTGCGGTGGCAAAGAAAGGCTTTCTCGAATTTCTTGCCGCCCAACGTCCCCATGTGCTGGGAGTGCAGGAAACCAAACTGCAGGCGGACCAGGTTCCAGATACCGTGAACTCTCCGCCCGGTTACCAGGTGGTGTGGAACCATGCGGAACGTCGGGGTTACAGCGGTACGGCGCTTTTTTATCGCACCGACCCCCCGGAGATCACGATACCGGACACAAATTCCCTGCTGGGGCTTGAAGGCCGGGTGATCCAGGCGGACTTTTCTGCATTCACCTTGCTGAACATCTATTTCCCCAACGGCCAGATGTCGCCGCAACGGCTGGAATTCAAGTTGCGATTTTACGACCAGTGCCTGGATTATTGTGAAAACCTGCGAAATCAGGGGAAATCGCTGGTTATCAGTGGTGATTTCAATACCGCCCACAACGAGATCGACCTTAAGAACCCCGGCCCCAACTCGGATCGCTCCGGTTTTCTTGCGATCGAAAGGGCCTGGCTGGACAAGTTGGTGGCAACCGGGTATCGCGATACGTTCCGCATGCTGTACCCGGAGCGTGTAGAGTACTCGTGGTGGTCCTACCGTTTCCAGGCCCGCATTCGCAACGCCGGGTGGCGCATCGATTACTTTTTTGTCAGTCCCGACCTGGCGGAAAAAGTGGAAGACGCGTGGATATTGACGGACGTGTTCGGCTCGGACCATTGCCCGGTGGCCCTGCGGATTCGCGTATAAAGAACGCCGTTTCGGCATGGTGTTTGACATCAGGACATCCCGATGCTATATCCTTATCAGAGCGCGAGGAGGAAGGGCAATGGGAAAAAACAGAGGCAAATCACGTTTCGTTCGTTTGTGTTCCACGATCATCGCCGTGGGCCTGGTAACCCTGTTTGTTGCCTGTGGGAACGGTGACCGGACTGCGGGTGAGGATGCAGGCAAAGTTGCGGAGGGAGTGGATGCTATCACCCAGGCAGGGAGACTGGTGGTGGGAACTAGTGCGGATTATCCACCGTACGAGTTTCGCCTGGCCGGCGATGAAGAGGGACGCATTGTTGGATTGGACATGGATATCGCTCAGGATATTGCCGATGCCCTGGATGTGCGCCTGGAAATCAGGGATCTGCAGTTCAGCGAGTTGTTTAACCACCTGGAAGCCGGAGACGTGGACATGCTCATTGCCGGTCTCACTCCAACCGAAGCCAGGCGCAAACTGGCGGACTTTTCTGAGATCTATTACCAGGCGTTCCAGACGGTGCTGATCCGCGAGGACGATCAGGAAAAGATCCCCACTGTCAGTGATCTGCGGGGCAAACGCGTGGGTGTTCAGGCCAACTCCATCCAACAGGATTTGGCGCCTACCCTGATTGTGGGCGCGGAGTTCGTGCCGGCCAATTCGATTCATAAAATGTTGGAGATGCTGCAGAACGGCGATGTGGATGCATTGGTGCTGGAAAAGCCCGTGGCCGAGGCATTTCAGGCCAGGCGACCCGGCCTGGCGAGCATCAGAGAGGGAATTGACGCCAACCGCCTGGGGTCCGCCATTGCCGTGCGCAAAGGTAACGCCGCGCTGCTGGAAAGGATCAACGCCATCATCAGCCGCTTGAAACGGCAAAACCGCATCATCAACTACGTGGAAGACGCCAAAGTACTGGCCAATCGATAACAAAGCCTGGAACCGTCCGTTTCGACGGGTTCTCTTGACAGGATGGGGCTTTTTGCGCTATTCTGGCGCCAGGAGAATACCGCCATGAACGAATTCAAGGGTCAATTGGTTTCCCGGGGATTCCGCTACGCCGTAGTGGTATCCCGGTTCAACAACTTTATCAGTGAACGCCTGTTGGAAGGGGCGCGGGATGCCTTGGTGCGCAGCGGCGCCGAGGAAGAAGAGATTGAAGTGTTCCGCGTACCCGGGTCCTTCGAGATTCCCCTGGCGGCAAAGCGTTTGGCCCGGGCCAAACGCCATGATGCGGTGATCTGCCTGGGAGCGGTGATCCGGGGAGAAACCCCCCACTTTGATTACGTGGCTTCCGAGGTCACCAAGGGAGTGGCGCAATTGAACCTGGAGTTTGCCATGCCCTTCGCTTTCGGCATCATTACCGCCGACAACACTGAACAGGCGGTTGAGCGTGCCGGCAACAAAATGGGCAACAAGGGTTTCCAGGCGGCCCAATCCGCCATTGAAATGCTGAACCTGTTCAAAGATGCGGATATTTGATGTTCCGGATAAAGTACAGCCGGGAAGTAGCTCTCAAGCTTCTCTACCTGATTGACGCCAACCATATTGTTGATGCGGACCCCGGTGAATTACTGCAAGAGAATGCCGTTTTTTTTAAGGGTCTCAACGATGTGGAAAGCGGGTACGTGTTTAAAATACTGGAACAGATCCTGGCATCGCGGAATGAGATCGACGAAGCCATCTCCGACCGCCTCATTGGCTGGCGTTTTTCCCGGCTGAACGTAATCGAACGAAACCTGCTGAGGCTGGGCGTGGCCGAGTCTCGCTTCAACGACCAACGGGCCGTGATCATCGACGATATTGTTCGCATGGCAAAAAAGTACGGCGACCTGGATTCCTTCCGCATCGTAAACGCGGTTCTGGACAAGGTGATCCCGTGAGAATCCTGCTTTGCCTGCTGGCAGTCCTTCCCGCCCTGCGGCAGGTGGAATACGCCCATATTGAATTGGACGCTTTTCCCCAAGAGGTGTTGATCCACTACCGCAATGCCAATTTCCTTCAACTCGTGGAGTCGCGCTCAGGTGCGTTGGCGGCCCGGACACGCAGCCTGAATTTTCTGCAATTGGATCTTACCTATCGGCTTGATCTCGAACCTGAAGCGGATTTGGACCCCGGGGTGCGAAGCCTGGCCCTGCAGTTCCTGGAGCCTTCAGTTTCTCTGAAACAGTACTTGATGCGAATCCGGGACTATATGCACTCCAATATTCGTTATAGCCCGGATGCCGCGGACCAGTCACCCGCGGCCGTCCTCGAGCGAAAAAGCGCGGATTGCGTTGGTATGACGCGCCTGGTCAGTGCGTGGCTGGACGCGGTGGGCGTTGCCCATGGCAGCATCAGCGGTTTTTATTTTCAACGCGACAACCAGGGAGAATGGCGGCCCCAACCCCATCGCTGGCTGGAGATCCGCTTGCCGGACGGGTTTTCGTTTTTCTTTGACCCCCAGCACCGCATGTTTTCTCCCCGCTACCTGGTCGTGCGTCCCGGCGTGGATTTCCGCCGGGTGCGGCGCTTCCAGGTGGTGCGCATCAACCTGAAATCCAAGCTGGAGAACGGATAAACACAACCAAGGACGAATCAACATGGAAGAACAATTTACTATTCGCAAAGAGAAGTTAAAAAAGCTGTCCGCCCTGGGCCTGGATCCATGGCCCTACGCATTCGATCGCAGCCATACGTTTGCCCAAGTGACCGAGGTCTATGCTGAGGCGGACAACCAAGCCCTGGAAGCTCTGGACGGTGATTTCCGCCTGGCGGGTCGCGTCGTGGCCCTGCGTCGCATGGGCAAGAGTGTTTTCGCCCACCTCTTTGACGGTGAAATCCGCCTGCAGGTTTACCTGCGGCAAGACAAGTTGTCTGAAACTGATTTTGAAGTGGTGCGGTTGCTGGATATGGGCGACATCGTGGGTGTGAGCGGGAGTCTATTCCGTACCCGCACGGGGGAACTGACCGTGTTGGTTTCGCGACTGGTTCCGCTGGCCAAGGCTTTTCATCCCTTGCCGGAAAAATGGCACGGTTTGCAGGACAAAGAGTTGCGCTATCGCCGCCGTTACCTGGACCTGATTGTGAATGAGGAGAGCCGGCGGATTTTCCGCATGCGCTCGGAAATCCTGCGGGAAATCCGCCTCTTTTTTTATCAGGAAGGATACCTGGAAGTGGAAACGCCGATGATGCACCCGATCCCCGGCGGCGCCTCGGCCCGGCCCTTTGTCACGCACCATAACGCCCTGGACATGGACCTCTATTTGCGTGTGGCCCCTGAACTCTATCTGAAGCGATTGCTGGTCGGGGGTATGGAGAAGGTTTTCGAGATGAACCGCAATTTCCGCAATGAGGGCATCTCCATGCGCCACAACCCCGAGTTCACCATGTTGGAGTTCTACCAACTCTACAAAGATTACGAGGACAACATGCGCCTCACCGAAAAGCTGCTGGCGCGGTTGTGCGAGCGTTTCGTTGACGGAGCCGTTCTTCGCTGGCGGGATCTGGAACTGCCGCTTCAGCCGCCGTTTCCCCGCCGCCGCTACATGGATCTGCTGGCTGAGCGTACCGGCCTTTCCTCCGAAGATGTGTGGGACAAAGAGGCTTTGGCCGGTTTTCTGCGGCGCGAGCTGCCGGACCAGGAACTGCCGCCAACCTGGGAAAAGATGCTGGAATCGGCTTTTGATACCTGGGTGGAGCCCGGGCTGAGCGGCCCCGTGTTCGTGGTGGATTTTCCCCGCGCCATCTCTCCCCTGGCCAAGGTGTCCCGCCGTGATCCCCGCGAAACCGAGCGTTTCGAACTCTACATCGCCTCCATGGAGATCGCCAACGGTTTTTCCGAACTGAACGATCCCTTTGATCAGCGCGAACGTTTCGAGGCGCAGTTAAAGCAGCGTGAACAAGGTGATGACGAGGCCCAATGGCTGGACGAGGAATTCCTGTTGGCCCTGGAGCACGGCATGGCTCCGGCTACGGGGGAAGGCATCGGTATCGACCGATTGGTGATGTTGCTTACCGGTGCCGAATCGATTCGTGAAGTGGTTCTTTTCCCCCAGTTGAGAACACGCTCATGAAGTTCGCCCTGTTCATGGCCCGGCGCTACCTGACCCGGGGAAACCGCAATGCCTTTATCCACATCATCTCTCTGGCTTCCATGGCGGGAATCGCCATCGGCGTGGCCGCCCTCATCATCGCCCTGGCATTGCTGAACGGTTTCCAGAGTGATATCCGCGATCGCATCCTCAGCTCCACGGCCCATATCATGATCAGCCATTCCATGGGCGAAGGCGTAGAGGATTACCGCGAGGTGGTGGACCAGGTCCGGGACCTCACCCCGGAAATCCGTTTTGTCGCCCCGGTGGTATTCGGCACCGTGTTGATCAAGGGCGGGGCCCGAAACGCATCGGGCGCGGTGCTACGCGGCATGAAAACCGTTGATGCCCGCAAGCTCGATTGGTTGCAGCAGATCGAGAGCGGCCGCTTTCCCCTAAAAGACAACGAATTGCTTTTGGGCAGGGAACTGGCCCTCAAGCTGGGACTTTTCCCCGGTGACATCTGCACGGTGGTTACGCCGGAACCCACGTTGACGCCGGGCGGCATGATGCCGCGTCTGCGGCGTTTTCATGTAGTCGGGGTGTTTCGCTCCGGCTTGTACGAAGTAGACAACACCACCTTGCTCACCAACTTGAAAACCGCTCAACAGTTGTTCCGCTTAGACGATCGCATCAGCTACGTGCAGTTGTTTCTGGACGACATATTCGCGGCCGAAAAGGTTAAAGAGCGCCTGCGTCCCCGGCTTCCCGGCCACTTGTCGGTCATTACCTGGAAGGATTTGAACGCTTCGCTTTACTCCGCC
This Candidatus Aminicenantes bacterium DNA region includes the following protein-coding sequences:
- a CDS encoding M23 family metallopeptidase, translated to MQRRKPGGMLQVAVIAGVLIIGGMLIRRAVVSFTISPENLLPVQKTTAPRPPAVPGTEIRHVMIQPGETFVAALGRLGFSPGKAHSTAMDLSDMHPVEKVHPGRRLSVTFVRERPLRLEYEINDASRLLAQWQKNGRINASVHTQPFETRIAFVRGEITSSLFAGILKAGEEASLADLLASLFEYDVDFNRDIRVGDTFQLLVEKRFLRGEFYGYGPIHAAVVTNRGRAVRVVRYTDANERSTFFHPDGRSVRKMFLRCPLPFMRVTSGYGNRRHPVLGFSARHNGIDLGAPRGTPVKATATGVVTHAGSHRTKGRYVQLRHPNSYATHYYHLSGIRRGIQRGRRVTQGEVIGYVGNTGLSTGPHLHYGIRHNNRFINPMRLRPPSKNPVPPAEMVSFQRHCNQVFFSMTAFSWLQANKVDHWIPASFETVADDAATPLSEAPSIPLSFPEDLEIHP
- a CDS encoding transglutaminase domain-containing protein: MRILLCLLAVLPALRQVEYAHIELDAFPQEVLIHYRNANFLQLVESRSGALAARTRSLNFLQLDLTYRLDLEPEADLDPGVRSLALQFLEPSVSLKQYLMRIRDYMHSNIRYSPDAADQSPAAVLERKSADCVGMTRLVSAWLDAVGVAHGSISGFYFQRDNQGEWRPQPHRWLEIRLPDGFSFFFDPQHRMFSPRYLVVRPGVDFRRVRRFQVVRINLKSKLENG
- the guaB gene encoding IMP dehydrogenase; translated protein: MLMADNEKFFSREGLTFDDVLLVPGYSEVIPREVDTSTLLTRNIRLNTPILAAAMDTVSEAPMAIAMARLGGIAVIHKNMSIRGQAEQVKRVKRSESGMIDNPITLKPHNRIIEALQLVKEKGISGLPIISEKGILKGILTNRDLRFVTDQQKEIREFMTTRNLITAPESITMEEAKRLLHIKKIEKLPVVDNDGRLKGLITLKDIMKSEEFPQAAKDAFGRLRVGAAVGTSADTLDRATALSEMNVDVIVVDTSHGHSKRVLQIVEMLREHYPDIDLIAGNVATAAAARDLRTRGVDAVKVGIGPGSICTTRMVTGAGMPQITAIMDVAQELKGEIPLIADGGIKYSGDIAKALAAGAHSVMLGSLLAGTDESPGEFVIYQGRSYKSYRGMGSIGAMKAGSRDRYFQEDEYAESKLVPEGIEGRVPHRGSVTRLVPLLIGGTRAGMGLTGCRTIAELHEKARFVRITSASLRESHVHDVIVTEESPNYHLD
- a CDS encoding 6,7-dimethyl-8-ribityllumazine synthase, yielding MNEFKGQLVSRGFRYAVVVSRFNNFISERLLEGARDALVRSGAEEEEIEVFRVPGSFEIPLAAKRLARAKRHDAVICLGAVIRGETPHFDYVASEVTKGVAQLNLEFAMPFAFGIITADNTEQAVERAGNKMGNKGFQAAQSAIEMLNLFKDADI
- a CDS encoding ABC transporter permease, giving the protein MKFALFMARRYLTRGNRNAFIHIISLASMAGIAIGVAALIIALALLNGFQSDIRDRILSSTAHIMISHSMGEGVEDYREVVDQVRDLTPEIRFVAPVVFGTVLIKGGARNASGAVLRGMKTVDARKLDWLQQIESGRFPLKDNELLLGRELALKLGLFPGDICTVVTPEPTLTPGGMMPRLRRFHVVGVFRSGLYEVDNTTLLTNLKTAQQLFRLDDRISYVQLFLDDIFAAEKVKERLRPRLPGHLSVITWKDLNASLYSALELEKTVLFFTLTLIIVVAALNIIAGLILLVIQKIRDIGILRACGVTPRTIQRIFFIQGGIIGLLGTAAGTMVGVVFAWLANHFELIRVPADLYQMSHVHFRVTALDLASVVGVALLISLAATLIPSRKAAAVNVVEAVKNE
- the secA gene encoding preprotein translocase subunit SecA, yielding MFNYIIRKIFGTRNERELKKLLPLVNHINSLEENTQALSDTELRDRTEIFRRRLQQGETMEDLLPEAFAVVRETGRRVLNMRHFDVQLMGGIILHRGKIAEMKTGEGKTLVATLPGYLNALSGKGVHIVTVNDYLAGRDAEWMGAIYRFLGLTVGCIQHDMPEPARQEAYAADITFGTNNEFGFDYLRDNMKFERESLVQREFHYAIVDEVDSILIDEARTPLIISGPTEESTSFYYAVNDFVRKAVQDPKNFDLDEKTRTVVLTESAISAAEQYFKISNLYDLTNMDTLHQINQALKAHLLFHRDKDYLVKDNQVMIVDEFTGRMMPGRRYSDGLHQALEAKENVRIEQEYQTLAQVTFQNYFRMYDKLGGMTGTAMTEAAEFASIYDLDVIEVPTNRPLIRREYPDMIYGSREEKWNAVAEEIRGLHERGQPVLVGTISIENSELLARRLRRERVPHVVLNAKHHEKEADIVAQAGRPGAVTIATNMAGRGTDILLGGNPEYMVREELAKKGFSTETAPETIRQSAEEKIQAQVKENQAKVISLGGLHILGTERHEARRIDNQLRGRSGRQGDPGSSRFYISLEDDLMRVLGSERVKGLLVRAGMRDGVPIENKLVSKAIENAQKQIEGQNFSIRKHLLEYDDVMNKQRQVIYAMRRDIMYGKDMRDEMLRLTREIAADILGFHVDPKKDEDDWSYEGLHKEMLAQFGLDITPIMPADFGEFSPEEVHERLQAELLRLYTEKEALVGPGQMRELERMILLQIIDTQWKDQLLNMDHLKEGIGLRGYAQRDPLIEYKKESFRLFEELQNRIEEEVIRFLFLFHPVEEEEVEKWRRKKETKLSRPSSRMPGRKGRKKHKKKR
- a CDS encoding transporter substrate-binding domain-containing protein, whose product is MVFDIRTSRCYILIRARGGRAMGKNRGKSRFVRLCSTIIAVGLVTLFVACGNGDRTAGEDAGKVAEGVDAITQAGRLVVGTSADYPPYEFRLAGDEEGRIVGLDMDIAQDIADALDVRLEIRDLQFSELFNHLEAGDVDMLIAGLTPTEARRKLADFSEIYYQAFQTVLIREDDQEKIPTVSDLRGKRVGVQANSIQQDLAPTLIVGAEFVPANSIHKMLEMLQNGDVDALVLEKPVAEAFQARRPGLASIREGIDANRLGSAIAVRKGNAALLERINAIISRLKRQNRIINYVEDAKVLANR
- the xth gene encoding exodeoxyribonuclease III, with protein sequence MPAITLMSWNVNGMRAVAKKGFLEFLAAQRPHVLGVQETKLQADQVPDTVNSPPGYQVVWNHAERRGYSGTALFYRTDPPEITIPDTNSLLGLEGRVIQADFSAFTLLNIYFPNGQMSPQRLEFKLRFYDQCLDYCENLRNQGKSLVISGDFNTAHNEIDLKNPGPNSDRSGFLAIERAWLDKLVATGYRDTFRMLYPERVEYSWWSYRFQARIRNAGWRIDYFFVSPDLAEKVEDAWILTDVFGSDHCPVALRIRV
- the lysS gene encoding lysine--tRNA ligase, coding for MEEQFTIRKEKLKKLSALGLDPWPYAFDRSHTFAQVTEVYAEADNQALEALDGDFRLAGRVVALRRMGKSVFAHLFDGEIRLQVYLRQDKLSETDFEVVRLLDMGDIVGVSGSLFRTRTGELTVLVSRLVPLAKAFHPLPEKWHGLQDKELRYRRRYLDLIVNEESRRIFRMRSEILREIRLFFYQEGYLEVETPMMHPIPGGASARPFVTHHNALDMDLYLRVAPELYLKRLLVGGMEKVFEMNRNFRNEGISMRHNPEFTMLEFYQLYKDYEDNMRLTEKLLARLCERFVDGAVLRWRDLELPLQPPFPRRRYMDLLAERTGLSSEDVWDKEALAGFLRRELPDQELPPTWEKMLESAFDTWVEPGLSGPVFVVDFPRAISPLAKVSRRDPRETERFELYIASMEIANGFSELNDPFDQRERFEAQLKQREQGDDEAQWLDEEFLLALEHGMAPATGEGIGIDRLVMLLTGAESIREVVLFPQLRTRS